AGAGCACTCAGCTCATTTTGACGTTGATACTGATGAAATCGAATTTTGGTTTAAAGACAACACATAAAAATATTTAAACCTTGAACAGAGATTAAATTTATTATTATCATCTCGGAATAGTTATAGTAATAGTCGATTTTTTAGTGAGTTAATTATCGTGCGAATAAAGTATCCCTTAGCAATATTCTTTCTATTATGGTGTGCAATGACTATTGCAGCGCCGACTTCCGATTGGAAAAAAATTGTTCGCGATACTCCTTATTCTTTTAGTAAAGGGGCGTCCAAAAACTTAGCAGAATTACGCCGCTGGGTATTACTGTCGAATGGTTATTGCGAATTCCCTGACAGACATGTGTTTTTTGATCAACGGGGTCAATTCTTAACCTGGATGGATAATGAAGATACGGGCATAGCGACACAGGAAAAGTTAAATAAAATTCGTCTGCAATTACATCAAAATAAAAAGGTTAACCGCTGGATTGAAGGGAGCATGTCTACCATAGGTTATCCCTTTGCGCTGAGTTGTGATCAGCCATGGGTTGATATTCGTGCGGCTATTGACCGAGTAAAAGGCATAACGCCGGACTCGAAAGTATGGGGCACTTGGGACGGTGTTAAGGCCGGTACAGAGTCCAATCCTATTAGCTTAGAGGCATTGGTCGGATTAATGTTTCAACACCGAAATTCACAGTTAGTTAAGCCAATAGATACCTTGTCATTAAGGTTGTTTGTCGCCCAGTTGATTATTGAAAGTGGTGCAAAAAAACATGTTCGTTCAAGCGACAATGCTTTGGGGATGCTGCAGTTAAAACCTGAGGTTTTGAATGATTGTGGTATTGAAAAGCGCTTCTATCAACATCGTATGGCACAGGTAGATTGCGCTGTACGGTTATACGTGATGATTAGCAGAAACCTTCAGCCAGTATTTTCCTCGGTATTTGGGCATCTTGAGAAGGCAAAACAACAAGCACTTTTCGATATACTTTTAGTTCAATCTTACCACTCAGGGATTGGCGCTATGACAAAATTACTCACGGACACTGAAATGGGAAAAGCTGCCCAATACTTTGCTGAACATGAGCAACAATTCTCTGCCGAAGATATTGCTACTGGCATGATATTTCATAACTTGGGGCGCCAACCTTGGGGTTGGGAGTCACTCTATTATGTACTGGATATTATGATCGTGTCTAAGTCTTTATCCGCACACGATACTTAATGCCTGGTTCATCTTCATTTCCTACTTTATTCAGATGAAAATTGAGCTAAACCTTCTAAAATAGGGCAGTCAGGGTTATCGTCACCATCACATTTATCCGCTAGTTTTTGTAATATTTCTCTCATTTGCTCTAGCTCCAATATTTTTTCATTTATCTCCTGTAAATGACTCAGCGCTAGTTGCTTCACGTGTCGACTTTCTCTATCAGTATCGAGCCAGAACTTGAGCAGTGACTGAATTTCAGTCATGGAGAAGCCTAAGTTTCTCGAACGACGGATAAATCCCAGTTGTTGTATGTGCGCTTGATTGTATAGTCGATAACCTGCATCTGTACGACTCGCTTTTTTCAACACGCCAATCTCTTCATAGTATCGGATCATTTTGGCCGACACTCCCGTTAAACCGGAGGCTTTGCCTATGGTGACAAGTTTATCCATGTTATTTCTCCTTAAGTGTCCAGCGTTGCAATAACAATGCGTTACTGACAACAAATAAGCTACTAAATGCCATTGCAGCTCCGGCAATAATGGGGTCAAGATAACCAAAGGCTGCTAGTGGAATTCCCACTGCATTAAAGATGAAGGCCCAAAAAAGGTTTTGCTGTATTTTACGATAAGTCAGTCTTGCAATGATCAATGCCGTGGGTACTAGGCTTGGCTTACTGCGCATTAAAGTGAAAGACGCAGCGCTAACCGCAACATCAGTACCCGATGCCATTGCCATGCCCAAATCTGCTTGTGCTAGTGCTGGCGCATCATTAATGCCATCACCAACCATAGCAACCTGATAACCTTGCTCTTGATATTGAATAATATATTTTGCTTTATCTGCTGGCAGTACCTCAGCTTTAAAATCGTCTAACTGTAATTCTGTCGCCACCGATGTTGCACTCGCTTGATTGTCACCGGTAAGCATAGCAACCTTTATACCTTGTTGTTGCAATAGCTTCACAGCTTGCAGCGCATCAGATTTTAATTTATCACTAAAACAAAATAGCCCAAGTAATGTTATTTGATCTTGTTGCTGACAAGCCAACCAAGAAACAGAAGCTCCCGCTATTTTTATTTGTTCGGTTGGCAGTGTTACGCCTACCTCTTGCATCCAATGACTACTGCCCATCAATACTAAATTGTCAGCAATGTTGCCTTTGACACCATAACCCGCGACAACCTGAAATTCATTGACAGGTAATGCTTGTGTCCCTTTGGTTAATGCCTTTTCAACCACTGCCTTGCCTAATGGGTGCTCACTATTTAT
The DNA window shown above is from Colwellia psychrerythraea 34H and carries:
- the cueR gene encoding Cu(I)-responsive transcriptional regulator — its product is MDKLVTIGKASGLTGVSAKMIRYYEEIGVLKKASRTDAGYRLYNQAHIQQLGFIRRSRNLGFSMTEIQSLLKFWLDTDRESRHVKQLALSHLQEINEKILELEQMREILQKLADKCDGDDNPDCPILEGLAQFSSE